The following are from one region of the Streptomyces rubrogriseus genome:
- a CDS encoding bifunctional serine/threonine-protein kinase/glutamate ABC transporter substrate-binding protein: MHNDDGINGAGGGADGHPEDRPPVSHTVIEGRYELLEPIGSGGMGEVWKAHDRRLRRFVAVKGLLDRRAMTPDTQKAAMQRARREAEALAKIEHQNVVTVHDQIETADQVWIVMKLLEGRSLADLLSRDRVLGVPRAAEIGLQMAQGLRAVHEASVLHRDVKPGNVLVRDGGQVVLVDFGIATFEGADRVTRHGGIIGTPPYLAPELFAPAAPGPTSASDLWALGVTLYEMVEGRLPFGGNEVWEVQANIQQSPDPVLRYAGPLGPVIQGLLTTDPDRRLDAAGAEEMLRDVLADPGRPTPARAATPAPAPPPTARPAPPASESAPPASESASPDSEPVPAVTAAAPAASSSGAVPSGAVPSVPSPVASGGGRGRLSGWKVAAAAACVVLLAGGGWLVSRGDSGGKQDDASGQQGGGAAGGDAEQAWEQWKSARKRLTVGAKEDQPGLSFYDKDTGGWSGFDVDIAYALAGKLGYDKSQVDFYGVTTANRASKLKNGEVDLVVASYSMTPEREKRDGISFVGPYYKAGSSLLVRKNSAKYDLGEAVDVKRNQVEVCTARDSTYADRLKEDGYTTGKWQPDTYKECVERLLDKRSSVYAVASDDVLLAGYAQNDPAHLKLLPSGAGTEPYGVAMRKDDPLLKSKVCSGLKEILAGKEWAEMYMKDLSPLTGRKTAPSRPELRPCSAE; encoded by the coding sequence GTGCACAACGACGACGGAATCAACGGGGCCGGCGGCGGAGCCGACGGGCATCCCGAGGATCGTCCCCCCGTCTCCCACACCGTGATCGAGGGCCGCTACGAGCTGCTGGAGCCCATCGGCAGCGGCGGCATGGGCGAGGTCTGGAAGGCCCACGACCGGCGGCTGCGCCGGTTCGTCGCGGTGAAGGGGCTCCTGGACCGCAGGGCCATGACCCCGGACACGCAGAAGGCGGCGATGCAGCGCGCCCGTCGCGAGGCGGAGGCGCTCGCCAAGATCGAGCACCAGAACGTGGTGACGGTGCACGACCAGATCGAGACCGCCGACCAGGTCTGGATCGTGATGAAGCTGCTCGAAGGGCGGTCGCTGGCCGACCTGTTGAGCCGCGACCGGGTCCTCGGCGTGCCCAGGGCCGCGGAGATCGGCCTCCAGATGGCCCAGGGGCTGCGGGCGGTTCACGAGGCGTCGGTCCTGCACCGCGACGTCAAGCCGGGCAACGTCCTGGTGCGGGACGGCGGCCAGGTGGTCCTGGTGGACTTCGGCATCGCCACCTTCGAGGGCGCGGACCGGGTGACCCGGCACGGCGGCATCATCGGCACGCCCCCCTACCTGGCGCCCGAACTCTTCGCTCCCGCCGCCCCCGGCCCCACCTCCGCCTCCGACCTGTGGGCCCTGGGCGTCACGCTGTACGAGATGGTCGAGGGCCGCCTGCCCTTCGGCGGCAACGAGGTCTGGGAGGTGCAGGCGAACATCCAGCAGTCGCCCGACCCCGTGCTCCGGTACGCCGGCCCCCTCGGCCCGGTCATCCAGGGGCTGTTGACGACGGACCCGGACCGGCGCCTGGACGCCGCCGGGGCGGAGGAGATGCTCCGGGACGTCCTCGCGGACCCCGGCAGGCCGACCCCCGCCAGGGCCGCCACACCCGCACCCGCACCCCCGCCCACGGCCCGGCCCGCGCCGCCCGCCTCGGAGTCCGCGCCGCCCGCCTCGGAGTCCGCGTCGCCCGACTCGGAGCCCGTGCCGGCGGTGACCGCGGCGGCGCCCGCCGCGTCGTCCTCCGGGGCCGTTCCCTCCGGAGCCGTTCCCTCCGTGCCGTCGCCGGTGGCGTCGGGCGGCGGCCGCGGGCGGCTGTCGGGCTGGAAGGTGGCGGCGGCCGCGGCGTGTGTCGTACTGCTGGCCGGTGGCGGCTGGCTCGTCTCGCGGGGCGACTCCGGGGGCAAGCAGGACGACGCCTCCGGGCAGCAGGGAGGGGGAGCCGCCGGGGGCGACGCGGAGCAGGCGTGGGAGCAGTGGAAGAGCGCCAGGAAGCGGCTGACGGTCGGGGCGAAGGAGGACCAGCCCGGGCTGAGCTTCTACGACAAGGACACCGGCGGGTGGAGCGGGTTCGACGTCGACATCGCCTACGCCCTCGCCGGCAAACTGGGCTACGACAAGTCACAGGTGGACTTCTACGGGGTGACCACGGCCAACCGGGCGAGCAAGCTGAAGAACGGCGAGGTGGACCTCGTCGTCGCCTCGTACAGCATGACGCCCGAGCGTGAGAAGCGGGACGGCATCAGCTTCGTCGGCCCCTACTACAAGGCGGGCAGCAGCCTCCTCGTCCGCAAGAACTCCGCCAAGTACGACCTCGGCGAAGCCGTCGACGTGAAGCGGAACCAGGTCGAGGTGTGCACGGCGCGGGACTCCACGTACGCGGACAGGCTGAAGGAGGACGGGTACACCACGGGGAAGTGGCAGCCCGACACCTACAAGGAGTGCGTGGAAAGACTGCTGGACAAGCGCTCGAGCGTGTACGCGGTCGCCTCGGACGACGTGCTTCTCGCCGGGTACGCCCAGAACGATCCGGCGCATCTGAAGCTGCTGCCCAGCGGCGCGGGCACGGAGCCCTACGGGGTGGCGATGCGGAAGGACGACCCGCTCCTGAAGAGCAAGGTGTGCTCGGGGCTCAAGGAGATCCTGGCCGGAAAGGAGTGGGCGGAAATGTACATGAAGGACCTGTCCCCGCTGACGGGACGGAAGACCGCGCCCAGCCGGCCGGAACTGAGGCCCTGCTCGGCCGAGTGA
- a CDS encoding aldehyde dehydrogenase family protein, which produces MSERLSVLKTYKLYVGGKFPRSESGRVYEVSDAKNRWLANAPLSSRKDARDAVVAARKAFGGWSGATAYNRGQILYRIAEMLEGRRDQYVAEVADAEGLSKSKAAAQVDAAIDRWVWYAGWTDKITQVVGGGNPVAGPFFNLSSPEPTGVVAVLAPQKSSFLGLVSVVAPVIATGNTAVVVASEKSPLPALSLGEVLATSDLPGGVVNILSGRTAEIAAPLAAHQDVNAIDLAGADEELARELEIAAADNLKRVLRPQPVDDAGADWSATPGTDRMTAFLETKTVWHPTGALGASGSSY; this is translated from the coding sequence ATGTCTGAGCGACTCAGCGTGCTGAAGACCTACAAGCTGTACGTCGGCGGGAAGTTCCCGCGTTCCGAGAGCGGCCGGGTGTACGAGGTGAGCGACGCGAAGAACAGGTGGCTGGCCAACGCCCCCCTCTCCTCCCGCAAGGACGCCCGTGACGCGGTGGTCGCCGCGCGCAAGGCGTTCGGCGGCTGGTCCGGCGCGACGGCGTACAACCGCGGGCAGATCCTCTACCGGATCGCCGAGATGCTGGAGGGCCGCCGCGACCAGTACGTCGCGGAGGTCGCCGACGCGGAAGGCCTGTCGAAGTCGAAGGCGGCGGCCCAGGTGGACGCCGCGATCGACCGCTGGGTCTGGTACGCGGGCTGGACCGACAAGATCACCCAGGTGGTCGGCGGCGGCAACCCGGTCGCGGGCCCCTTCTTCAACCTCTCCTCCCCGGAGCCGACCGGCGTCGTGGCCGTCCTGGCCCCGCAGAAGTCGTCCTTCCTGGGCCTGGTGTCCGTCGTCGCCCCGGTCATCGCTACGGGCAACACGGCAGTGGTGGTGGCCTCGGAGAAGTCCCCCCTCCCCGCCCTCTCCCTGGGCGAGGTCCTGGCCACCTCCGACCTGCCCGGCGGTGTGGTCAACATCCTCTCCGGCCGCACGGCGGAGATCGCCGCCCCGCTCGCCGCCCACCAGGACGTCAACGCGATCGACCTCGCGGGCGCCGACGAGGAGCTGGCGAGGGAGCTGGAGATCGCGGCGGCGGACAATCTCAAGCGCGTCCTGCGTCCACAGCCTGTGGACGACGCGGGCGCGGACTGGTCCGCGACCCCGGGCACGGACCGCATGACGGCGTTCCTGGAGACGAAGACGGTCTGGCACCCGACGGGCGCCCTGGGCGCCTCCGGCTCGTCGTACTGA
- the afsQ2 gene encoding two-component system sensor histidine kinase AfsQ2, whose protein sequence is MTREHQGGTRGLAAARKGFWSGLRFTSLRLRLVLVFGLVALTAAVSASGIAYWLNREAVLTRTQDAVLRDFEQEMQNRAGALPEHPTQDEVQHTAGQMANSSQRFSVLLVAESADGTAVYGSSGGLGGFALSDVPESLRTAVNKEQKLTSANKHRYHLYWQRTTDDGTPYLVAGTKVIGGGPTGYMLKSLEPEAKDLNSLAWSLGIATALALLGSALLAQALATTVLKPVHRLGVAARRLGEGKLDTRLRVSGTDELADLSRTFNSAAENLEKRVADMAGREQASRRFVADMSHELRTPLTALTAVTEVLEEELEYAGEGEGEGGSFDPMVEPAVRLVVSETRRLNDLVENLMEVTRFDAGTARLVLDDVDVADQITACIDARAWLDAVDLEAERGVHARLDPRRLDVILANLIGNALKHGGSPVRVSVARADDEIVIRVRDNGPGIPEDVLPHVFDRFYKASASRPRSEGSGLGLSIALENAHIHGGEITAENAPEGGAVFTLRLPQDPSPPADEDGGADEETEDRGKDAKGQV, encoded by the coding sequence GTGACACGGGAACACCAGGGGGGTACCCGCGGCCTGGCCGCGGCGCGCAAGGGTTTCTGGTCCGGTCTGCGCTTCACCAGCCTGCGCCTCAGGCTGGTCCTCGTCTTCGGCCTGGTCGCGCTCACCGCCGCCGTGTCCGCGTCCGGCATCGCGTACTGGCTGAACCGGGAGGCGGTGCTGACCCGTACCCAGGACGCGGTGCTGCGGGACTTCGAGCAGGAGATGCAGAACCGGGCGGGCGCGCTGCCGGAGCACCCCACGCAGGACGAGGTGCAGCACACGGCGGGGCAGATGGCCAACAGCAGCCAGCGGTTCTCGGTGCTGCTGGTCGCCGAGAGCGCCGACGGCACCGCCGTGTACGGCAGCTCCGGCGGCCTGGGCGGCTTCGCGCTGTCCGACGTGCCCGAGTCGCTGCGCACGGCCGTGAACAAGGAGCAGAAGCTCACCTCGGCCAACAAGCACCGGTACCACCTGTACTGGCAGCGGACAACCGACGACGGCACCCCGTACCTGGTGGCCGGCACGAAGGTGATCGGCGGCGGGCCGACCGGGTACATGCTCAAGTCGCTGGAACCGGAGGCCAAGGACCTGAACTCGCTCGCCTGGTCGCTGGGGATCGCCACCGCGCTCGCCCTGCTCGGTTCGGCGCTGCTCGCGCAGGCCCTGGCGACGACCGTGCTGAAGCCCGTGCACCGGCTCGGGGTCGCGGCGCGGCGGCTGGGCGAGGGGAAGCTGGACACCCGGCTGCGGGTGTCCGGCACCGACGAACTGGCCGACCTGTCGCGCACCTTCAACAGCGCCGCCGAGAACCTGGAGAAGCGGGTCGCGGACATGGCGGGCCGGGAGCAGGCCTCCCGGCGCTTCGTCGCGGACATGAGCCACGAGCTGCGTACACCGCTGACGGCGCTCACCGCGGTGACGGAAGTGCTGGAGGAGGAGCTGGAGTACGCGGGCGAGGGCGAGGGGGAGGGCGGGAGTTTCGACCCGATGGTCGAGCCCGCGGTGCGGCTGGTGGTGAGCGAGACGCGGCGGCTGAACGACCTGGTGGAGAACCTGATGGAGGTCACCCGCTTCGACGCGGGCACCGCCCGCCTGGTCCTGGACGACGTCGACGTCGCCGACCAGATCACCGCCTGCATCGACGCCCGGGCCTGGCTGGACGCCGTCGACCTGGAGGCCGAGCGCGGCGTCCACGCCCGCCTCGACCCGCGCCGGCTGGACGTCATCCTCGCCAACCTGATCGGCAACGCGCTCAAGCACGGCGGGTCGCCGGTCAGGGTCTCCGTGGCGCGGGCGGACGACGAGATCGTGATCCGGGTGCGGGACAACGGTCCCGGCATCCCCGAGGACGTCCTGCCGCACGTCTTCGACCGCTTCTACAAGGCGAGCGCGTCCCGGCCGCGCTCCGAGGGCAGCGGGCTCGGTCTGTCCATCGCACTGGAGAACGCGCACATCCACGGCGGTGAGATCACCGCGGAGAACGCCCCGGAGGGCGGTGCGGTGTTCACCCTGCGGCTGCCGCAGGACCCGTCGCCGCCCGCCGACGAGGACGGCGGGGCCGACGAGGAGACCGAGGACCGGGGCAAGGACGCGAAGGGACAGGTCTGA
- a CDS encoding LysR family transcriptional regulator, with amino-acid sequence MVHQQSSRPRLSPSGDTEDIVALLAPRLAHFAGVARTEHVTRAAQEMNVPQSTLSRALVRLEEDLGVDLFVRRGRTLALTVAGRTFLGSVERALAEVERAADEVRADADPATGKVAFGFLHTMGAETVPGLLHAFRADHPRVRFSLVQNYGEAMLERLRAGELDLCLTSPVPDAPDLVARRLDEQKLRLVVPADHSLAGRRRIRLAEAADEIFVTLEPGYGLRRITDALCKEAGFRPRVAFEGEEAETLRGLVAAGLGVALLPPPAVPRPGVVELTVTAPRAAREIGVAWLAGRTDTPPVAAFKRFLLSRRGSLLPS; translated from the coding sequence ATGGTGCATCAGCAAAGCTCACGGCCCCGCCTGTCACCGTCCGGTGACACAGAAGACATCGTCGCGCTGCTCGCGCCCCGCCTCGCGCACTTCGCCGGCGTGGCCCGCACCGAGCACGTCACCCGGGCCGCCCAGGAGATGAACGTCCCCCAGTCGACCCTCTCCCGCGCCCTCGTCCGCCTGGAGGAGGACCTCGGCGTCGACCTGTTCGTCCGGCGCGGCCGCACCCTCGCGCTGACCGTCGCCGGGCGCACCTTCCTCGGCTCCGTCGAACGCGCCCTCGCCGAGGTCGAGCGGGCCGCCGACGAGGTCCGCGCCGACGCCGACCCGGCCACCGGCAAGGTCGCCTTCGGCTTCCTGCACACCATGGGCGCCGAGACCGTCCCCGGCCTGCTGCACGCCTTCCGCGCCGACCACCCCCGGGTCCGCTTCAGCCTCGTGCAGAACTACGGCGAGGCCATGCTGGAGCGGCTGCGCGCGGGGGAGCTGGACCTGTGCCTCACCTCCCCGGTCCCCGACGCCCCCGACCTGGTCGCCCGCCGCCTCGACGAGCAGAAGCTGCGCCTGGTCGTCCCGGCCGACCACTCCCTGGCCGGGCGCCGGCGCATCCGCCTCGCCGAGGCCGCCGACGAGATCTTCGTGACCCTGGAGCCCGGCTACGGCCTGCGGCGCATCACCGACGCGCTGTGCAAGGAGGCCGGTTTCCGGCCCAGGGTGGCCTTCGAGGGGGAGGAGGCGGAGACGCTGCGCGGCCTGGTCGCGGCCGGTCTCGGCGTCGCCCTGCTGCCGCCGCCCGCCGTGCCCCGCCCCGGCGTCGTCGAACTGACGGTCACCGCCCCGCGCGCCGCCCGCGAGATCGGCGTGGCCTGGCTGGCGGGACGCACGGACACGCCGCCCGTCGCGGCGTTCAAGAGGTTCCTGCTGTCACGGCGGGGGAGCCTCCTGCCGTCCTGA
- a CDS encoding VanZ family protein: MQRHGFLGGSAALRIRVTGSVLLVAHLAFVAWYALRPLDVPWVLPPNLEPFAGIRADLALGGRAAARSIGGSLALLAPLGVLLPVAGGRLHVSPLASLLRTTAAAALLSVGVELLQTGVPGQVVDIDSVLLNTVGVALAHLAVVPAGRARLRRWYRQHGREGLLQEEPGQGRTPTIPRVGIAP; the protein is encoded by the coding sequence GTGCAGCGTCATGGGTTCCTCGGCGGCAGCGCCGCGCTCCGCATCCGTGTGACAGGAAGTGTTCTCCTGGTCGCACATCTCGCGTTCGTCGCCTGGTACGCGCTGCGGCCGCTGGACGTCCCCTGGGTACTGCCGCCCAACCTGGAGCCGTTCGCCGGGATCCGCGCCGACCTGGCGCTGGGCGGGCGCGCGGCGGCCCGTTCGATCGGCGGCTCGCTGGCCCTGCTGGCGCCGCTCGGCGTCCTGCTGCCGGTGGCCGGCGGGCGGCTGCACGTCTCGCCGCTGGCGTCCCTGCTGCGCACCACGGCCGCGGCCGCCCTGCTGTCGGTGGGCGTCGAGCTGCTGCAGACCGGGGTGCCCGGTCAGGTCGTCGACATCGACTCGGTGCTGCTGAACACGGTGGGCGTGGCCCTCGCGCACCTCGCCGTCGTCCCGGCGGGCCGGGCCCGGCTCCGCCGCTGGTACCGGCAGCACGGGCGGGAGGGCCTCCTCCAGGAGGAGCCCGGTCAGGGTCGGACCCCGACGATTCCCAGGGTCGGTATCGCCCCGTAG
- a CDS encoding adenosine deaminase — protein sequence MTSQSTEKSAAASSATHTATVSKTPSPDRIRRAPKVLLHDHLDGGLRPGTVVELARETGYGDLPETDADLLGTWFRQAADSGSLERYLETFSHTVGVMQTRDALVRVAAECAQDLAEDGVVYAEVRYAPEQHLEKGLTLEEVVEAVNEGFREGERRARDNGHRIRVGALLTAMRHAARSLEIAELANRYRDLGVVGFDIAGAEAGYPPTRHLDAFEYLKRENNHFTIHAGEAFGLPSIWQALQWCGADRLGHGVRIIDDIQVHEDGSVKLGRLASYVRDKRIPLELCPSSNLQTGAADSYAEHPIGLLRRLHFRATVNTDNRLMSHTSMSREFEHLVEAFGYTLDDMQWFSVNAMKSAFIPFDERLAMINDVIKPGYAELKSEWLFQQTASTSGSSESDD from the coding sequence ATGACGAGCCAAAGCACCGAGAAGAGCGCCGCGGCGAGCAGCGCGACGCATACCGCGACCGTCTCGAAGACACCGTCGCCGGACCGGATCCGCCGGGCGCCGAAGGTCCTGCTGCACGATCACCTCGACGGCGGTCTGCGGCCGGGCACGGTCGTGGAACTCGCCCGCGAGACGGGCTACGGGGACCTCCCCGAAACCGACGCCGACCTGCTCGGCACCTGGTTCCGGCAGGCCGCCGACTCCGGGTCCCTGGAGCGGTACCTGGAGACCTTCTCCCACACCGTCGGCGTCATGCAGACCCGCGACGCGCTGGTCCGGGTCGCCGCCGAGTGCGCGCAGGACCTCGCCGAGGACGGCGTCGTCTACGCCGAGGTGCGGTACGCCCCCGAGCAGCACCTGGAGAAGGGGCTGACCCTCGAAGAGGTCGTCGAGGCCGTCAACGAGGGCTTCCGGGAGGGCGAGCGGCGCGCCCGGGACAACGGCCACCGCATCCGGGTCGGCGCCCTGCTCACCGCGATGCGGCACGCGGCCCGCTCCCTGGAGATCGCCGAACTCGCCAACCGCTACCGCGATCTGGGCGTGGTCGGATTCGACATCGCGGGCGCCGAGGCCGGTTACCCGCCCACCCGGCACCTGGACGCCTTCGAGTACCTGAAGCGGGAGAACAACCACTTCACCATCCACGCCGGCGAGGCCTTCGGGCTGCCGTCCATCTGGCAGGCTCTTCAGTGGTGCGGCGCCGACCGGCTCGGGCACGGGGTGCGCATCATCGACGACATCCAGGTCCACGAGGACGGCTCGGTCAAGCTCGGGCGGCTCGCCTCCTACGTCCGCGACAAGCGGATCCCGCTGGAGCTGTGCCCCAGCTCCAACCTCCAGACCGGCGCCGCCGACTCCTACGCCGAGCACCCCATCGGGCTGCTGCGCCGGCTGCACTTCCGGGCCACCGTCAACACCGACAACCGGCTGATGTCCCACACCAGCATGAGCCGGGAATTCGAGCACCTGGTCGAGGCATTCGGCTACACGCTCGACGACATGCAGTGGTTCTCCGTCAATGCGATGAAATCAGCGTTCATTCCTTTCGATGAACGACTGGCCATGATCAATGACGTCATCAAGCCCGGATATGCCGAGCTGAAATCCGAATGGCTGTTCCAGCAGACGGCTTCGACCAGCGGTTCTTCGGAATCCGACGACTGA
- the afsQ1 gene encoding two-component system response regulator AfsQ1 encodes MPSLLLIEDDDAIRTALELSLTRQGHRVATAASGEDGLKLLREQRPDLIVLDVMLPGIDGFEVCRRIRRTDQLPIILLTARNDDIDVVVGLESGADDYVVKPVQGRVLDARIRAVLRRGERESTDSASFGSLVIDRSAMTVTKNGEDLQLTPTELRLLLELSRRPGQALSRQQLLRLVWEHDYLGDSRLVDACVQRLRAKVEDVPSSPTLIRTVRGVGYRLDPPQ; translated from the coding sequence GTGCCTTCCCTGTTGCTGATCGAGGACGACGACGCCATCCGTACGGCCCTGGAGCTCTCCCTGACCCGCCAGGGCCATCGGGTGGCCACCGCTGCCAGTGGTGAGGACGGTCTGAAGCTGTTGCGCGAGCAGCGGCCGGACCTGATCGTGCTGGACGTGATGCTGCCCGGCATCGACGGTTTCGAGGTGTGCCGTCGCATCCGGCGCACCGACCAGCTGCCGATCATCCTGCTGACCGCGCGCAACGACGACATCGACGTGGTCGTCGGTCTCGAGTCGGGCGCCGACGACTACGTCGTCAAACCCGTCCAGGGCCGGGTCCTGGACGCCCGGATCCGGGCCGTGCTGCGGCGCGGGGAGCGGGAGTCCACCGACTCGGCGAGCTTCGGCAGCCTGGTCATCGACCGTTCGGCGATGACCGTGACGAAGAACGGCGAGGACCTTCAGCTGACGCCCACCGAGCTGCGGCTGCTCCTGGAGCTGAGCCGACGGCCGGGACAGGCGCTGTCCCGGCAGCAGTTGCTGCGGCTGGTGTGGGAGCACGACTACCTCGGCGACTCCCGGCTGGTGGACGCGTGCGTGCAGCGGCTGCGCGCCAAGGTCGAGGACGTGCCGTCGTCCCCGACCCTGATCCGTACCGTGCGGGGTGTCGGCTACCGGCTGGATCCGCCTCAGTGA
- a CDS encoding uridine kinase, with product MLLCGPSGSGKSLLAAHSGLPVLRLDDFYKEGTDPTLPTVPLSTDIDWDHPASWDADAAVAAIRELCRTGRTGVPVYDISLSARTGEETVDIGRTPLFLAEGIFAAELVDRCRELGVLADALCLSRGPLTTFRRRFLRDLREGRKSVPFLLRRGWRLMRLERSVIARQTALGAHACDRDEAMGRLAAAAAGRCATSRTAA from the coding sequence GTGCTGCTCTGCGGCCCCTCCGGCTCCGGCAAGTCCCTCCTCGCCGCGCACTCCGGCCTCCCGGTGCTGCGCCTCGACGACTTCTACAAGGAGGGCACCGACCCGACGCTGCCGACGGTGCCCCTCAGTACCGACATCGACTGGGACCACCCGGCGTCGTGGGACGCGGACGCGGCGGTCGCCGCCATCCGGGAGCTGTGCCGCACGGGGCGTACCGGCGTGCCCGTCTACGACATCTCGCTGAGCGCCCGCACCGGCGAGGAGACCGTAGACATCGGACGGACGCCGCTGTTCCTCGCGGAGGGCATCTTCGCCGCGGAACTGGTGGACCGCTGCCGGGAACTGGGCGTGCTGGCCGACGCGCTGTGCCTGAGCCGGGGCCCGCTGACGACCTTCCGCCGCCGGTTCCTGCGGGACCTGCGCGAGGGCCGCAAGTCCGTGCCGTTCCTGCTCCGCAGGGGCTGGCGGCTGATGCGGCTGGAGCGGTCGGTCATCGCCCGGCAGACCGCCCTGGGCGCCCACGCCTGCGACCGGGACGAGGCGATGGGCCGGCTGGCCGCCGCGGCGGCGGGACGATGCGCCACCAGCCGTACGGCCGCGTAA
- a CDS encoding alpha/beta hydrolase, whose product MAQQATPVRRARLGRTLGPEGTAVSGVVLLLPEGDEVSDRRPSALLAAASVRALGRRLARAGREEGLATHVVHYRYRGWNGAEAHLARDAEWAADEAVRRYGDVPVCLVGTGMGGRAALRAAGNEAVNSVLAIAPWLPEDDVAAPPEPVKQLAGRQVLIVHGTNDGRSDPELSFRLASRAKKANRGVCRFEVHSDGHGLRQYRDEVTALAEDFVMGVLFGQSFSRPVEDALAAPPPLGLRMPLAAGFGKSLRR is encoded by the coding sequence ATGGCACAGCAAGCGACGCCGGTCCGTCGGGCCCGGCTGGGGCGGACGCTCGGTCCGGAGGGGACGGCGGTGAGCGGTGTGGTGCTGCTGCTCCCCGAGGGCGACGAGGTCTCCGACCGCAGGCCCTCCGCGCTGCTCGCGGCCGCGTCCGTGCGCGCGTTGGGGCGCAGGCTGGCACGCGCGGGCCGGGAGGAGGGTCTGGCCACGCATGTCGTGCACTACCGCTACCGCGGCTGGAACGGCGCCGAGGCCCACCTCGCCCGGGACGCCGAGTGGGCCGCCGACGAGGCCGTACGGCGCTACGGCGACGTACCCGTCTGCCTGGTCGGCACCGGAATGGGCGGCCGGGCGGCGTTGCGGGCAGCGGGGAACGAGGCCGTCAACTCGGTGCTGGCGATCGCCCCTTGGCTGCCGGAGGACGACGTGGCCGCGCCACCCGAACCGGTGAAGCAGCTCGCCGGGCGGCAGGTGCTGATCGTGCACGGCACCAACGACGGCCGCAGCGACCCGGAGTTGTCCTTCCGGCTCGCCTCCCGGGCGAAGAAGGCGAACCGCGGTGTGTGCCGGTTCGAGGTGCACTCCGACGGCCACGGGCTGCGGCAGTACCGGGACGAGGTCACCGCGCTGGCCGAGGACTTCGTGATGGGCGTGCTGTTCGGGCAGTCCTTCTCGCGCCCGGTGGAGGACGCCCTGGCCGCTCCCCCGCCGCTGGGACTGCGGATGCCGTTGGCGGCGGGGTTCGGGAAGTCGCTGCGGCGGTAG
- a CDS encoding PspC domain-containing protein, which translates to MSSLARPTHGRMIGGVCAALARRFGTSAGTMRVIFLVSCLLPGPQFLLYLALWILLPSEEKAARTAW; encoded by the coding sequence ATGTCCAGCCTCGCCCGCCCCACCCACGGCCGCATGATCGGCGGAGTGTGCGCCGCGCTGGCCCGGCGCTTCGGCACCTCCGCCGGCACGATGCGGGTGATCTTCCTGGTCTCCTGCCTGCTGCCCGGCCCGCAGTTCCTGCTCTACCTGGCCCTGTGGATCCTGCTCCCGTCCGAGGAGAAGGCCGCCCGTACGGCCTGGTGA
- a CDS encoding SigE family RNA polymerase sigma factor → MNTLKGTNTSAVVTRLHDVHAHRGSEKSGAVSGRGCARGTGRQHTAYMTVVDANTGETGNTGDRGEHRSLSEAEFTAYVQERRSSLYATAYHLTGDRFEAEDLLQSALFSTYRAWDRISDKAAVGGYLRRTMTNLHISAWRRRKLNEYPTEELPETPGDMDAMRGTELRTVLWQALARLPELQRTMLVLRYYEGRTDPEIADILDISVGTVKSSIWRSLRRLREDEVLSFGRDQEDAFGELVA, encoded by the coding sequence ATGAACACGCTGAAGGGCACCAACACCAGCGCAGTGGTCACGCGTCTGCACGACGTGCACGCACACCGGGGTTCCGAGAAGTCCGGTGCCGTGAGCGGGCGGGGGTGCGCTCGCGGCACCGGGCGTCAGCACACCGCGTACATGACGGTGGTTGACGCGAACACGGGGGAGACGGGGAACACGGGGGACCGGGGGGAGCACCGCTCCCTGTCGGAGGCGGAGTTCACCGCCTACGTGCAGGAGCGCCGCTCCTCCCTGTACGCCACCGCCTACCACCTCACCGGCGACCGCTTCGAGGCCGAGGACCTGCTGCAGAGCGCGCTGTTCTCGACCTACCGGGCGTGGGACCGGATCAGTGACAAGGCGGCGGTCGGCGGATACCTCCGCCGGACCATGACCAACCTGCACATCAGCGCCTGGCGGCGCCGCAAGCTCAACGAGTACCCGACCGAGGAACTGCCGGAGACGCCCGGCGACATGGACGCGATGCGCGGCACCGAGCTGCGCACCGTCCTGTGGCAGGCGCTCGCCCGGCTGCCCGAACTGCAGCGCACCATGCTGGTCCTGCGCTACTACGAGGGCCGCACGGACCCGGAGATCGCGGACATCCTCGACATCAGCGTCGGCACGGTGAAGTCCAGCATCTGGCGCTCGCTGCGCCGGCTGCGCGAGGACGAGGTCCTCAGCTTCGGCCGTGACCAGGAGGACGCCTTCGGCGAACTGGTCGCCTGA